CCTCGATGTTGCGGTGGCCGTAGGACCAGATGGCGCCGGCCACCTTGCCTTCGCCGGCGAAGGGGTTGTCCTTGGGCAGCGAGCCGTCGCGGTTCAGGCGCACCACCTTCCCCAGCGTGTTGTCGCGGCTCTGCGCCGGATCGAATTTGTAGCGTTCGCCCAGCGTCAGGAAGATGTGGCCGTCGCCCGAGAAGACGATGCGGGTGCCGTAATGGTTGCCGCCGTCCACCTTGGGCGACTGGCGGAAGATGACCTGGAAATTCTCGATCCCGCGGTCGGTCAGCGTGCCGCGCCCCAGCGCCGTCCCGGCGGTGCCGCCGTCGCCGGCCTCGGCATAGGCGAGATAGATCGTCCGGTTCTGGGCGAATTGCGGATCGACCGCCACATCCAACATTCCGCCCTGGCCCTGGACGAGAACCTTCGGCGTGCCGCCGAGCGGGGAGGAGAGGGAGCCGTCGCGCGCCATGATGCGCAGCCGTCCCGGCTTTTCCGTCACCAGAGCCCGGCCGTCCGGCAGGAAATCGATGCCCCATGGCCGCTCCAGCCCGTCGGCAAAGCGGCTGACCGCCACCGGGCCGGCGCTGGTCTGGACGGTCTTGATCACCGGCCCGCCGCCCGATTGGGCCAGGGAAGGCGAGGCGGCAAGGGCGGCAAGAAGGGCGGCCGACAGGGTCAGGGTGCTGCGCATCACGATCCTCCGGTTGGCAGGTTGGACTTCCAGATGGGGGTGCGTGCCGAACGGCCAAGGTTGGTTCGCCAAAAGAATCTCCGGCCGGCCGCACTGATGACGGCCACACACTGTCATTCCTTTTTCGACGCTCGCGCCAGCCGGAACAGGTATTCGGCTGTCATGGGCTCCGTCCCGCTGATGGGATTCCCTTCGTCGTAAAGCGAGCCTGCGACCACTGGGGGAGGCGGCTTCCTGTCAGTCCAGCCGCAGGGGACCGGGCTGGGCGGTAAGATCATGCAGCAGCCCGCTGCCGGCGGAGGGGGCGAGAACAATCCTGTGCTTCCCGGTGCCGGAGCCAGGGAAGCCGACCGGTCACAAGAAAAAAGAGGGGCCGCGCCGGTGTGGCGCGGCCCCGTCCAGGGAAAATCCAGTCCGAAACCGTTCGGCTGGGAGGCCTGTCGGGAAAGTTGCCCGGATCAGAAGTCCATGTCGGCGCCGGGGGCCGGAACCGCCGGCTTCTTCTCCGGCAGCTGGGCGACCATCGCCTCGGTGGTGATCAGCAGGCCGGCGACGGAGGCCGCGTCCTGCAGGGCGGTGCGCACAACCTTGGCCGGGTCGATGATGCCGGCCTTCACCAGATCGCACCACTCGCCCTTGGCCGCGTCGTAACCGACGGTGTACTCCTTGCTGTCGTTCAGCTTGCCGACGATGATCGAGCCGTCGACCCCGGCATTGGTCGCGATCTGGCGCACCGGCGCGCTCAGCGCCCGGCGCACGATCTCCACGCCGACACGCTGGTCGTCGTTGGCCGGCTTGACGTTCTCCAGCACCGCGACCGCACGGGCCAGCGCCACGCCGCCGCCGGGCAGGATGCCTTCCTCCACCGCCGCGCGGGTGGCGTGCATGGCATCGTCGACGCGATCCTTGCGCTCCTTCACCTCGACCTCGGTGGCGCCGCCGACACGGATCACCGCGACGCCGCCGGCCAGCTTGGCCAGCCGCTCCTGCAGCTTCTCGCGGTCGTAGTCGGAGGTCGTCTCCTCGATCTGCTGGCGGATCTGGCCGCAGCGGGCCTTGATGTCGTCCTTCGATCCGACGCCGTTGACGATGGTGGTGTTGTCCTTGGTGATGACCACCTTGCCGGCGCGGCCCAGCATGTCGATGGTGACGCTGTCCAGCTTGATGCCGAGATCCTCGCTGACCACCTGGCCGCCGGTGAGGATGGCGATGTCCTCCAGCATGGCCTTGCGGCGGTCGCCGAAGCCGGGGGCCTTCACCGCCGCGACCTTAAGGCCGCCGCGCAGGCGGTTGACCACCAGGGTCGCCAGCGCCTCGCCCTCCACCTCCTCGGCGATGATCAGCAGCGGCTTGCCCGACTGCACGACCTTCTCGAGCACCGGGATGATCGCCTGGATGCCGGACAGCTTCTTGTCGTGGATCAGGATGTAGGGGTCGTCCAGCTCCACCTGCATCTTGTCGGCGTTGGTGACGAAATAGGGCGAGGTGTAGCCGCGGTCGAACTGCATGCCTTCGACGACATCCAGCTCGGTCTCCAGGCTCTTGGCTTCCTCGACCGTGATGACGCCCTCGTTGCCGACCTTCTCCATCGCGCGGGCCAGCATGTCGCCGATCTCGCGGTCGCCGTTGGCGGAGATGGTGCCGACCTGGGCGATCTCCTCGTTGGTGGTCACCTTCTTGGAGCGGGCCTTCAGCTCCGTCACCACGGCGTCGACCGCCATGTCGATGCCGCGCTTCAGATCCATCGGGTTGATGCCGGCGGCCACCGACTTCGCACCCTCCCGCACGATGGCCTGGGCCAGCACGGTGGCGGTGGTGGTGCCGTCGCCGGCCAGATCGGCGGTCTTCGACGCCACCTCGCGCAGCATCTGCGCGCCCATATTCTCGAACTTGTCGGCCAGCTCGATTTCCTTGGCGACCGAAACGCCGTCCTTGGTGATGCGCGGGGCGCCGAACGACTTCTCGATCACCACGTTGCGGCCCTTCGGGCCCAGCGTGACCTTCACGGCGTCGGCCAGGATGTCCACGCCGCGCAGCATCTTGTCGCGGGCGATGGAGCCGAACTTCACGTCCTTCGCAGCCATGGTCCTGTTCCTCCCCTGCTTAAGCGGCCTTCTTGGCGGGTTCGGCGGCAGCCTCGATCACGCCGAGGATGTCGCTCTCCTTCATGATCAGGAGATCCTCGCCGTCGATCTTCACCTCGGTGCCGGACCATTTGCCGAACAGCACGCGGTCGCCGGGCTTCACGTCGAGGGCCACCAGCTTGCCGGCCTCGTCCCGCGCGCCCGGACCGACGGCGATCACCTCGCCCTCCTGCGGCTTTTCCTTGGCGGTGTCGGGGATGATGATGCCGCCCTTCGTCTTGGTGTCGGATTCGACGCGGCGGACCAGAACGCGGTCGTGAAGCGGTTTGAACTTCATGGTGTGACACTCCTTTTTCTTAAGCGAATGTCGGTCTTTCTCAAGCGCGCCCGAATGGGCCGTGCTTTCGGTTCGGGAATTTACTCAGGCCGGCCTTGCAGTCAAGAGGAAATTTGAAGAAGAAAAATCGGCTTTATTTGGAGCAATCGGGCAACGCAGAGTGCCCGTGGCCGCCGTTGCAGACACGGGAAAAGATATGTTCTTGGGATTTTTTGCGGTCGGCCGCGCCGGAGTTCAGCCGTTATCTCGGGCGCTCGCACTCTCCGGTCCGGCCGGTTGGGGAATGCAAGGGTCTGGTCGCTGGCATCGCACACATCCTCCGCAGAGCAACATGCAGGACACGGTCTTCGAATATGCCAGGGTCCGGTAGCGTGAGGCACCCCGGCGCGGGCAAAATCTAATCGAGCTTCAGCGGGCGTCAAGATGGGCGGCGACGCATCGAAACCCACTCTTCCGCTTCATATTTAATCTGCATCAACGCGGCGTCCTCCCGGCTGCGCTATACTGGCCAGCGTGAAGCACAGCGCCGGCCGCGGGCCGTTTGCGAAGGTCACGCCAAACAGCTCCGGAACCGGCGGCCACCAGAATGGGAGGACGCCATGGTCATGATGAAAGCGGCGGTGTTCGTCGAACGGGGCCGCATCGTGCTGGACGACAAGCCGATCCCCGATGTCGGACCGCTCGACGCGCTGATCCGCATCACCACGACGACGATCTGCGGCACCGACATCCACATCCTGAAGGGCGAATACCCGGTCGCGCGCGGCCTGACCATCGGACATGAGCCGGTCGGCATCATCGAGAAGCTGGGCTCGGCCGTCAGCGGCTATCGCGAGGGGCAGCGGGTCATCGCCGGGGCGATCACCCCCAGCGGCCACAGCAACGCCTGCCTGTGCGGCTGTCATTCGCAGGACGGCGCCGGCACCAGGCATGGCTGGAAGCCGCTGGGCGGCTGGCGCTTCGGCAACAGCATCGACGGCTCCCAGGCCGAATATCTGCTGGTGCCCGACGCGATGGTCAACCTCGCTCCCGTCCCCGACGATCTGACGGACGAGGAGGTGCTGATGTGCCCCGACATCATGTCCACCGGCTTCGCCGGGGCCGAGCGAGGCAACATCCGCATCGGCGACACGGTGGCGGTGTTCGCCCAAGGGCCGATCGGGCTGTGCGCCACCGCCGGGGCCAAGCTGAAGGGCGCCACCACCATCATCGCCGTCGACGCCGTGCCGGAGCGGATGGAGATGGCGCGGTGCATGGGCGCCGATCATGTGGTCGATTTCCGCAGCGTCGATCCGGTGGAGGAGATCATGCGGCTGACCGATGGCCGCGGCGTCGATGTCGCCATCGAGGCGCTGGGAACCCAGGCGACCTTCGAGGCGGCGCTGCGCGTCCTGCGGCCGGGCGGCACGCTGTCCAGCCTCGGCGTCTATTCGGGCGACCTGCGCATTCCGCTGGGACCCTTCGCGGCCGGGTTGGGCGACCACACCATCGTCACCTCGCTCTGCCCCGGCGGCAAGGAGCGGATGCGCCGGCTGATGGCCGTCGTCGCTTCCCGCCGGGTGGATCTGAAGCCGCTGGTCACCCACCGCTTCACGCTGGACCGGATCGAGGAGGCTTACGATCTGTTCGGCCACCAGCGCGACGGCGTGCTGAAGGTGGCAATCACGCCGTAGGCCGGGACCGTTGGGGGCCGGGCGCCGTCGCCCGGCCCTGGCCGATAGCCCCTTGGCCGCTCCCCGCCGGACGCCCATCTGCTGTGCCGGTTGCCAGCCTTGAGGAAGGGAAGAGACGATGAGGAGCCTGTCGGTCGGCCTGCTGGGATTCGGCCTTGCCGGGTCGGTGTTCCATGCGCCGCTGATTCTGAGCGAGCCGCGCCTGCAATTGAAGGCGGTCGCCAGTTCGCGTACCGACGACATCCGCCGCAGCGCACCGGGGGCGGAGACGACGACGGTCGAGGCGGTGATCGGCGACCCAAGCATCGACCTGGTGGTGATCGCCACCCCCAACACCAGCCATGCCCCCTTGGCGCGCGAGGTGCTGCTGGCCGGCAAGCATGTGGTGATCGACAAGCCGATGGCGACCACCGCGGCCGAGGCCGACGAACTGATCGCGCTGGCCGAGCGGCAGGGGCGGCTGCTGACCGTCTTCCAGAACCGCCGCTGGGACAACGATTTCCTGACGCTGCGCGCCTGCCTGGAGAAGGGCGAGGTCGGCCGGCCCTATCACTACGAGGCGCATTTCGACCGCTTCCGGCCGCAGATCAAGCAGGGCTGGCGGGAGC
The sequence above is drawn from the Azospirillum lipoferum 4B genome and encodes:
- a CDS encoding PQQ-dependent sugar dehydrogenase; the encoded protein is MRSTLTLSAALLAALAASPSLAQSGGGPVIKTVQTSAGPVAVSRFADGLERPWGIDFLPDGRALVTEKPGRLRIMARDGSLSSPLGGTPKVLVQGQGGMLDVAVDPQFAQNRTIYLAYAEAGDGGTAGTALGRGTLTDRGIENFQVIFRQSPKVDGGNHYGTRIVFSGDGHIFLTLGERYKFDPAQSRDNTLGKVVRLNRDGSLPKDNPFAGEGKVAGAIWSYGHRNIEAAAIDPRTGSLWIAEMGPLGGDELNRPEAGKNYGWPLVSWGKHYDGRDIPDPPTRKDLTDAVIHWTPVISPSGMAFYQGSLFPNWQGSALIGGLSAKGLVRVAIDGTSAKEAERIPLDARIRDVAQGPDGALYVITDASDGAVLRLAPAK
- the groL gene encoding chaperonin GroEL (60 kDa chaperone family; promotes refolding of misfolded polypeptides especially under stressful conditions; forms two stacked rings of heptamers to form a barrel-shaped 14mer; ends can be capped by GroES; misfolded proteins enter the barrel where they are refolded when GroES binds), whose amino-acid sequence is MAAKDVKFGSIARDKMLRGVDILADAVKVTLGPKGRNVVIEKSFGAPRITKDGVSVAKEIELADKFENMGAQMLREVASKTADLAGDGTTTATVLAQAIVREGAKSVAAGINPMDLKRGIDMAVDAVVTELKARSKKVTTNEEIAQVGTISANGDREIGDMLARAMEKVGNEGVITVEEAKSLETELDVVEGMQFDRGYTSPYFVTNADKMQVELDDPYILIHDKKLSGIQAIIPVLEKVVQSGKPLLIIAEEVEGEALATLVVNRLRGGLKVAAVKAPGFGDRRKAMLEDIAILTGGQVVSEDLGIKLDSVTIDMLGRAGKVVITKDNTTIVNGVGSKDDIKARCGQIRQQIEETTSDYDREKLQERLAKLAGGVAVIRVGGATEVEVKERKDRVDDAMHATRAAVEEGILPGGGVALARAVAVLENVKPANDDQRVGVEIVRRALSAPVRQIATNAGVDGSIIVGKLNDSKEYTVGYDAAKGEWCDLVKAGIIDPAKVVRTALQDAASVAGLLITTEAMVAQLPEKKPAVPAPGADMDF
- the groES gene encoding co-chaperone GroES, translated to MKFKPLHDRVLVRRVESDTKTKGGIIIPDTAKEKPQEGEVIAVGPGARDEAGKLVALDVKPGDRVLFGKWSGTEVKIDGEDLLIMKESDILGVIEAAAEPAKKAA
- a CDS encoding NAD(P)-dependent alcohol dehydrogenase; amino-acid sequence: MVMMKAAVFVERGRIVLDDKPIPDVGPLDALIRITTTTICGTDIHILKGEYPVARGLTIGHEPVGIIEKLGSAVSGYREGQRVIAGAITPSGHSNACLCGCHSQDGAGTRHGWKPLGGWRFGNSIDGSQAEYLLVPDAMVNLAPVPDDLTDEEVLMCPDIMSTGFAGAERGNIRIGDTVAVFAQGPIGLCATAGAKLKGATTIIAVDAVPERMEMARCMGADHVVDFRSVDPVEEIMRLTDGRGVDVAIEALGTQATFEAALRVLRPGGTLSSLGVYSGDLRIPLGPFAAGLGDHTIVTSLCPGGKERMRRLMAVVASRRVDLKPLVTHRFTLDRIEEAYDLFGHQRDGVLKVAITP